The Alosa sapidissima isolate fAloSap1 chromosome 6, fAloSap1.pri, whole genome shotgun sequence genome window below encodes:
- the ppil4 gene encoding peptidyl-prolyl cis-trans isomerase-like 4, giving the protein MAVLLETTLGDIVVDLYTEERPKTCLNFLKLCKIKFYNYCLFHNVQRDFIAQTGDPTGTGRGGESIFCKLYGDQARFFDSEKVPRIKHKKKGMVSMVNNGNDQHGSQFLITTGESVDYLDGVHTVFGEVTEGMEVLKKINEAFVDKDFVPYQDIRINHTVILEDPFDDPPNLPVPDRSPEPTKEQLDSGRIGADESIDDYEGKTTDEMDEILKEKEAKTQAILLEMVGDLPDADMRPPENVLFVCKLNPVTTDEDLEIIFSRFGAIASCEIIRDWKTGESLCYAFIEFEKEEDCEKAYFKMDNVLIDDRRIHVDFSQSVAKIKWKGKGGKYTKDDFKAYEQDNKTKLAIKDKVKPKQDSRYDLVLEEEEDEEGGSHQVLMKQKDKRHHQHHHSDDEDFRKMPKKPKESDESRRNKKSGRQHSRSRSRSRDRDRDSHHKHRDKHSDRHRDKHRHESSDKSSSRRHSRSPRRPKDKERR; this is encoded by the exons ATGGCGGTCCTGCTTGAAACCACACTTGGAGATATTGTTGTTGATTTATACACTGAAGAAAGACCGAAAA CGTGTCTGAATTTCTTGAAGTTATGCAAGATCAAATTCTACAACTACTGTCTATTCCATAATGTGCAG AGAGACTTCATCGCTCAAACTGGAGACCCAACGGGTACGGGTCGTGGAGGAGAGTCAATTTTCTG TAAACTCTATGGGGACCAGGCCCGCTTCTTCGATTCAGAGAAAGTCCCCAGGATCAAACACAAGAAAAAGGGCATGGTGTCCATGGTGAACAACGGCAATGATCAACATGGCTCTCAG TTTCTCATTACAACAGGGGAGAGTGTGGATTATCTGGATGGGGTTCACACCGTTTTCGGGGAGGTGACCGAAGGAATGGAAGTCCTAAAGAAGATCAACGAGGCCTTTGTCGACAAAGACTTTGTGCCTTATCAGGACATCAG GATTAACCACACTGTAATCCTAGAAGATCCTTTTGATGACCCCCCCAACCTGCCGGTTCCGGATCGTTCTCCCGAGCCCACTAAAGAGCAGTTAGAT AGTGGTCGTATTGGAGCAGATGAGTCGATAGATGACTATGAGGGCAAGACCACTGATGAGATGGACGAAATTCTGAAGGAGAAAGAGGCCAAGACTCAGGCCATACTGCTGGAgatg GTGGGTGATTTGCCAGATGCAGATATGAGACCTCCAGAGAATGTGTTGTTCGTCTGCAAACTGAACCCTGTCACCACTGATGAAGATCTGGAGATCATCTTCTCTCGCTTTGGAGCCATAGCAAG CTGTGAGATTATCAGAGACTGGAAGACAGGAGAGTCTCTGTGCTATGCTTTCATAGAATTTGAAAAG GAGGAGGATTGTGAAAAGGCGTACTTCAAAATGGATAACGTGCTGATTGATGACCGACGGATACACGTTGACTTCAGCCAGTCAGTGGCCAAGATCAAGTGGAAAGGAAAAG GTGGAAAGTACACCAAGGATGATTTCAAAGCCTATGAACAGGACAACAAGACCAAGCTGGCCATCAAAGACAAAGTGAAGCCGAAGCAAGA CTCTCGGTATGACCTGGTgcttgaggaagaggaggatgaggaaggggGAAGCCATCAGGTATTGATGAAGCAGAAAGATAAGAGGcatcaccaacaccatcacTCTGATGATGAAGATTTCAGAAAGATGCCTAAGAAACCTAAG gaAAGTGACGAGAGTCGAAGGAACAAGAAATCAGGTCGTCAGCATTCCCGCTCAAGGTCCCGCTCCAGGGACCGGGACAGGGACAGCCACCATAAACACCGCGACAAGCACTCGGACCGGCATCGGGACAAGCACCGCCACGAGAGCAGCGACAAGAGCTCCAGCCGCCGCCACAGCCGCAGCCCCAGGAGGCCGAAGGACAAGGAGCGCAGGTGA